The nucleotide window GCGAGGCTGACCGTTGATAAAAACAACCATAGAGGCAGTCGGGTTTTTACCCAAAAGGTTACTGACGTCATAGGCTTCAATCCGGGTTAAAGGATAGGCCGGCGGGAGAGGGAAAATACGTTTTAACAAACGCCTTAAGTAAATAATCCGTTCGTTGGTTTTGTCTGAACTTAAAATCGGCAGGTCAAGTTTTTCGGTGATTGGCGCCGAGGATAAATTATTTATGGCTTGGATTTGATTGCGATAATCAGCGGCCGTTTCATAATCTTGCGTGCGGGCGGCGGTTTTTAACTTTTCTTTTAATTGAGTTAAAAGCAGTCTTTTTTTACCGCCAAGTAAAAGTTTCAGATGATTAATTATTTGTTGGTAATCGGAAGCAGAAATTTTACCACAACAAGCACCGGGACAAAGATGCAGGTGGTAGTAAAAGCAGGCTTTACCAGGTTTGGCGTTACAATAGGGAAAAATTCTTCTCAAGGTTTTTAAAATAAAATAGAGTTGTTTTGAAGAAGAAAATGGGCCAAAGTCGCCGCTTTTTCGGGTAACTAAAACTTTTGGAAAAGTTTCTTTAGTGATGCTGACGTAAAGTTTGGATTTGTCGTCTTTTAACAAAATGTTGTATTTAGGCTGATAAGTTTTTATGAGCTCTGCTTCCAGTAAGATTGCTTCAAATTCCGAATCTGACTGCTGAAATTTTATTTTGGTTCTTTCGGCAAGCATCTGCCTGGTTTTAGGACTACTTTGATTAATTAAAGTGTAGCTTTTTAAGCGATTGTTAAGATTTTTGGCTTTGCCAACGTAAATTACTTCCTTCTTTTTATTTAAAAACCAATAAACTCCTGGAGTTTGAGGAAACTTCATAAGATTTTTTTAAGATATTGGCCGGTGTAAGAATTTTTAATTTGAGCGATTTGCCAGGGGGTGCCGGCGGCAATAATTTTGCCGCCTAGGTCGCCGCCTTCAGGACCAAGATCAATAACCCAGTCAGCATTTTTAATAATATCCAAATTATGCTCGATAACAATGACGGTGTTTCCCTGATTGACCAGTTGTTTTAAAACCAAAAGCAGTTTGTTCAAATCTTCGAAATGCAGGCCGGTAGTCGGTTCATCAAGGAGGTAAAGAGTATGGCCGAAGCCGTGAACGGATAATTCTCTGGCCAGTTTAATCCTTTGGGCTTCCCCTCCCGAAAGCGTCGGAGCCGGCTGGCCAAGAGCAATATAACCTAAACCAACTTCCTGAAGGGTGATCAGTTTCCGGTAAAGGGGTGAATAACGAGGAAAAAATTTCAGAGCCTCATCAACAGTTAAATTTAAAACTTCGGCAATATTTTTATCCTGATATTTTACTTCCAGGGTGGAGGAATTGTAGCGACTACCATGACAAACTTCGCAAGCAATATAAACGTCGGCCATAAATTGCATGAGAATTTTGACTTGACCTTCCCCTTGGCAGGCTTCGCAGCGGCCGCCCCGAATATTAAAACTAAACCGTCCCGGCTTAAAGCCGTGAATTTTAGCATCTTTGGTTTGACTAAAAAGCGCGCGAATAAAATCAAAAGCCTTAGTGTAGGTGGCCGGGTTGCTTCTGGGTGTACGGCCGATCGGACTTTGATCAATTAAAGCGACTCGGGTAATAGTTTCATAGCCAGTAATAGATTGATAATTTTTTTTAGTTTCGTCTTTTAAAGCAGGATAAAGCGTGTCATGAATTAAAGTTGATTTCCCGGAACCGGAAATGCCGCTGACGACAATCAAATTACTTAAAGGAAATTTAACAGTAATATTTTTCAAGTTGTGTTCAGTGCAACCAACCAACTCAAGTGATAGATTGCTTTTTAATCTTGATTCGGCAACAGAAATTTTCTTTTTTCCTGAGAGATATTGTCCAGTCAGAGAGTTTTTATTGCTGATAATTTGATTACGGGTTCCAAAAGCGATAATTTCTCCGCCGTTTTTTCCGGCTTCAGGGCCGAAGTCAAAAAGATAATCGCTTTGCAACATGATTTCCCGATCGTGTTCAACAACAATAATGGAATTACCTAAATCACGCAGCTCTTTAAGGGTGTTAATTAGACGTTGATT belongs to Candidatus Beckwithbacteria bacterium and includes:
- a CDS encoding GIY-YIG nuclease family protein, giving the protein MKFPQTPGVYWFLNKKKEVIYVGKAKNLNNRLKSYTLINQSSPKTRQMLAERTKIKFQQSDSEFEAILLEAELIKTYQPKYNILLKDDKSKLYVSITKETFPKVLVTRKSGDFGPFSSSKQLYFILKTLRRIFPYCNAKPGKACFYYHLHLCPGACCGKISASDYQQIINHLKLLLGGKKRLLLTQLKEKLKTAARTQDYETAADYRNQIQAINNLSSAPITEKLDLPILSSDKTNERIIYLRRLLKRIFPLPPAYPLTRIEAYDVSNLLGKNPTASMVVFINGQPRPDQYRYFKICSLNTPNDLKMLQEVLTRRQRHLEWGIPNLILIDGGKNQLKAVKKILTWNIPVIGLAKRPDRLISLQVLSLQVKSDNPGFQLLQYLRNESHRFAKKLHLKLRAVLPLK